AGTAGTAAAAAAAAGTTggaaaaacagaaaaagaagatgaagaagaaggaagaaatGGAGAAAAGTTACAGTTACCGTGACTGTGTGACGTATGAACTGGACAGTACAGATGGAAGAATTTCAACAAGATCAGTTAAAGTTGAagatgaagaaaaagaaaaagaaaggacaaAATTGGGAATTGAATTAATTGGAGAAGAAGTGCTAAAAGACAACAATGTAATCAGTGCTAGTTTTGATGCAGAAGAATTTTGGCTAGAGTTGTATGAACAAGTTGGTCATTTGGGCTTTGGCAGAGTTTCTTTCACTGGAATCCCTTCCCAAGGTAGTCAAAATTTTAATTGTGGGtaactttttttgaaaaaatgttCAAGCATCCGGTGTTTGAAATTTGTGCATTAAAAAGTTGGTAATAGTGCTTTATATTGAATATTGAATAGAACTTCATTTCCCGAGCTCGAACTTGAAATTTTACTGTATTTTTTATGTCAACAGTATTGTTTTGCTTCAGCTTTTTCCCAAGAGATGCATTTGAAAGAGTACTATATAAGGGAGAATCCTGAAtagtgagaaaaaaaaaatcacttcatTAGATTAGAATATTTTGGGTTTAAAACTGTAAAAAACCAACTATTTGTTTCTTGTGATAGTGAATTGTACAGTTTATTGCTAGTACtagttatgtttttttttctttatcaCAGTGCTGATTTTGTTACCTTGTTCTTGAATATATAGAGGATCGGTAAAGTCCAAATAAAGGGGGGCTGCATTTGAGTAAGAAATGAATCCAAGCTATCTTTAGCCTTCATTTAATAAACTTATCATTATATTAGAAAAGATTGGCTATAAATTAAAGCTATCTACTTAAATCATACTATGTATTTTGCCTTTTTATAGTTAAGAGAACCTGTTTTTGTTTTCAAATGAAGTAAAGCCTTCTCTTTCTTATGGTTTAACACCCTCTCTTTTTTACTCCATCAATGTTTTTGTCACTTTTCCTcctacctttttttttcttttcagaaaGCACTTCATATTTGCTTAATGATTCCCCAGTTTCATTTCAAATGCTTATTACCATCAACTTAATTAACAAATTTGATATGAATTGATTAGGCGAAGGGTGGGGGATGGAATAGTTGCACAGCATGATTATGTTTTTGGGCACAATACATTAAGAGATATTTttaagtgtgtgtgtatatatatatatatatatataataaaaagcAAATTTCGTTTGTTGGTGAAGAATGAAGAACATTAAAATGTGGTAAACATATATTAAGGGAAGAAAGGGCCTGTGGACCTCCTTTTCCACATATATTAAGAGTATGTTTGGGTTAGTTAAAAGTGATTATAAGCTGGAAAGTCCTAAGTTATAAATGCTTATAAGCACTTTCGTATTCGACAAACGCGTAAATCAGCcgaaaagtatttatgtttcagtTTGACCAGCTTCTAAACTTAGTCAAACACCCGCTAATCACTCGGTATTTAATAAGCAACCACAAATATTTCATGACTGAAAATTCCAGCCTAGCAAGACCTTGTCAAAGATAAATAAGGAGTAATAACTTCAATAAAATAGAAAGGCACGAAACATTACATATATGTCGTTACCCAATATTGCAGAATAGACAATGCTCTAATATGCAGAAAACTATTCTAAATACACTTCACTTGAGATAACATTCAGAGATTGAAATAAAAAATGTCCGTCGAACTTTAGCAAATTAATATTATTTCTGCAGAGTTCGCAATCAATACAACTAAAAATTGTGAATCTACTGGCTACGAATTGCTCCAACCACATCAATCAATATAATAACAAATTAATGAGTCATAATAGGATTGGGGACGTGTGGTCCTCTTATATAATTAGTGCTAAAGTTGTTTTTTTCAGCAAGGAGGGACAAGAGAATACCAGCAACCAAGgaatttaagttttttttttctttttttttttccccttttccaGATCATTGTTCTTTTCTTTGTGTTTTCATGTTTATTAAATTCTTCTTGAGATAGTTATATCTTCGTTTTGACAAATTTAATGACTacagcaagaagaagaagaagaactccCCCTTGTAGTCCAACGATATTTACTTCTGTCATAGAGGGGACAATCCAATAATTAAGTGTGGTATAATTCGAAATAGTAAATGTCATCTTGCTCCCTTGTAAACAAttgtggaaaaaaaaatcatttgaaaAATAATGTAGCTAATTTGAAATGGAAATAATATAAGTATATTGCAACAGCTATTTTAGTTCTGGAACAAAAGGTTCAATAAGGAATATAATAACATTGGAAATAACAGAATTCTTCAAACATGTTTGTAACTTAATAGAATTCAGTAAGACAAGTGCTCCACTATGCAATCTATGTCCATTAATTGCTGCAAATGCACCCCTGTACAATTCACTTTCTTTAACCAAATCCTCTCAGATATAAAAAAAATGACTTGTGTTCATTTCCAAGTATGTCATACAAGTCGAGACTTTTGGTCTAAAGATGGTTTGTTTAGTGGAAACTCGGGTGATATCCAATCAAAAGCTACAACCTGAAGTGCTATAAATTATAATGGTATTACGAGTAAGTACTCCCTCgatttcataataagtggtgtgTTTTTACTGAGAGTGGCAAATGAGTCATTTGAGCTAAAATTGGACTGGTCAAGATATGCTGAACTTATAGATGAGCCAAAGCTTAACCCTGTCCAAAGCTTTTTTGAGCTAAGATGAGATGGATCAAGATGAACTAAATGAAAGGTCATAACCCAACCCACCCAACTTAATTTACCTTTTTAACAGTTTAAGAAATTAAAAATATCTGTATTCTTTAAAAATATTCTCTCACTCATGCTTTTCTAAATAAGCACCGTTTTGAAAATAAATTCTAAATACTTtttgaatataaaaaaaaactcaaaCATATGCTTTTActcaaaataataaagatatttaGTGTAAATATTTTCTCATAAGTTATTTTAGTACATAAAGTATATTCAAAATTATCCTGAAAAGTAAATCAAAAGAAAATTATATGTCAATTAACGTAATGAATAATGATTTTGTCAAATTCCTCTCTTTTACGCCTTTCCCTTATTTATATAATTTTATGGTTGTCTTGTACATAACTAGGAGTCGCAAACGTGTATTGGATATAGGTGGTCGAAAATAGGTTGAACTAAAACGGAAAGCATAGACccctcagaaaaaaaaattaaacacttaaaaataaaaaattgctaGTAAAAACTTTAAACTAAGGAaacaatttaaaataaaaaaaacaaacattttacaaaataaaaataattacaaaAAATTAATTTAGATAATCATGTTTTGACAATTATTGGGTCAATTTTGGCTCATTTGATGGGCCAGTTTTGGCTGATGATTAGTGATAGGTCAACTTAGGCTTAGCCCAAATCAGTCCATGTTCAATCACTTAGCCCAAACTCATTAAAGCTTAGGCGGGTTGGGCGGGTCAAATAATTTTGCGCTAGTTTTGCCACCCCTAGTTTTTACTAACTTATCCCTGATCAAAcgcttagaaaaaaaaaaagctacttAATGATTccttattttttatataaataaggataactttgaaagaataagatcaatatcttcttgaaattttaaaacaccacttattttgaaataaaataaaaaatttaaaacacTACTTATTTAAAAATGGAGGCAGTATCATTTTTGTGGGCTTTCATAGCCTTATAACTCCAGTCACTCTTTGGCAATAATTATTAGTAGGGGTGTCAATGATTTTCAAAAAACCGATTTAACCGACCGAATCGTACTGTACCGAATTAATTTTTAGGTTTATTTTAATTAAACCAacggtttttatataaatttataaccgTATCGAATAATTAGGTAggttttaaaaataaaccgaaAAAATACCAAACCGAACCGAATAAGTTTATATATCTACaatatattttattatttaaatttaaatataataaaatattaaaaattttgCCTTAGTTTTGGGATGATGAAAATTATTACAACCCGACAACATAATTAACACCTAAAGTTCCAACTCTGAAACCTATTATATTACtcctattgaaattaaattaaTTCTAACATCTCAAATAGAAACTTGTAAGCTACAAGATATTCCAACGATCTTAGATGGAAAGATACAAAGTATTCAATATCTTTCCT
Above is a genomic segment from Lycium barbarum isolate Lr01 chromosome 12, ASM1917538v2, whole genome shotgun sequence containing:
- the LOC132622875 gene encoding uncharacterized protein LOC132622875, with amino-acid sequence MDGYPASPVVVARNKSTPSRTATITAVKNHRHVAAVDDDDDGDPIECTGKSCKSCTGGVVADCVALCCCPCAVIDILALTFLKIPYMMGRKYLVKGKKKLSSKKKLEKQKKKMKKKEEMEKSYSYRDCVTYELDSTDGRISTRSVKVEDEEKEKERTKLGIELIGEEVLKDNNVISASFDAEEFWLELYEQVGHLGFGRVSFTGIPSQGSQNFNCG